A part of Desulfotomaculum nigrificans DSM 574 genomic DNA contains:
- the thiF gene encoding sulfur carrier protein ThiS adenylyltransferase ThiF produces MNEFAKALAVALGPEGLNKVQRVKIGIAGTGGLGSNCAQFLVRSGFRKFRLVDFDRVEYSNLNRQFFFNRQVGQPKVEALKQNLLEINKDIEVEVLPAKIEAYNVAELFADCDAVIEALDRPEYKKLVVEAYLNSGKLLVAASGLAGYGKTDGITIHKIKDKFFIVGDLVSEVTTDCPPLAPGVIVTAAKQADVVLNYFLTK; encoded by the coding sequence ATGAATGAATTTGCGAAAGCCTTAGCGGTGGCTCTGGGGCCGGAAGGCTTAAACAAAGTACAGCGAGTTAAGATAGGCATTGCCGGTACCGGCGGCCTGGGTTCAAATTGTGCCCAGTTTTTGGTCCGCAGCGGCTTTAGAAAGTTCAGGCTGGTGGATTTTGACCGGGTGGAGTATAGTAACCTGAACCGGCAGTTTTTCTTTAACCGCCAGGTGGGGCAACCCAAGGTGGAGGCCCTGAAGCAAAACCTGCTGGAGATTAACAAAGATATTGAGGTGGAAGTGCTGCCGGCAAAAATCGAGGCTTACAATGTGGCCGAATTGTTTGCCGATTGTGATGCCGTCATTGAAGCTTTGGATCGGCCGGAGTATAAGAAGTTGGTGGTGGAGGCTTATCTTAATTCCGGCAAACTACTGGTGGCCGCCTCGGGTTTAGCCGGCTATGGCAAAACTGATGGTATCACCATTCATAAAATTAAAGATAAATTTTTTATCGTTGGTGACCTGGTGTCAGAGGTCACAACGGACTGCCCTCCGCTGGCCCCGGGGGTAATTGTCACAGCTGCTAAACAGGCAGATGTGGTGCTCAATTATTTCTTAACTAAATAG
- the rsmA gene encoding 16S rRNA (adenine(1518)-N(6)/adenine(1519)-N(6))-dimethyltransferase RsmA, with translation MRELTSPTTVREIIKAHGFKVRKALGQNFLMDANIIDKIVRAANLSENDLAFEIGPGLGVLTRRLAQEAGRVLAVEIDQNLLPILNETLADLPKAEVIQADARKVDFDQLAAERTQGQFGPGGKAYKLVANLPYYITTPLLLHLLTSGFNLELLVVMIQKEVADRLQASPGGKDYGSLSVVVQYYTVPEIVCKVPKTVFYPVPDVDSAVIRLTRRPVPPVQLRNEETFFKVVRAAFGQRRKTLINALTGSGLASKETWLSVLNETGLDPARRGETLSLEEFAALANQFWLLREEAW, from the coding sequence TTGCGCGAATTAACTTCACCCACTACAGTCAGGGAAATTATTAAAGCCCATGGCTTTAAAGTTAGAAAAGCCCTGGGGCAGAACTTTTTAATGGATGCCAACATTATCGATAAGATAGTACGGGCGGCTAACTTAAGTGAAAATGATTTAGCCTTTGAGATTGGGCCCGGCTTGGGTGTACTGACCAGAAGGTTAGCCCAAGAGGCGGGTAGAGTTTTAGCTGTAGAAATTGACCAAAATCTGCTGCCTATTTTAAATGAAACTCTGGCCGATTTGCCTAAGGCCGAGGTTATTCAGGCCGATGCCCGGAAGGTGGATTTTGATCAATTGGCCGCAGAACGGACCCAGGGGCAATTTGGCCCGGGTGGTAAGGCCTATAAACTGGTGGCAAATTTACCCTATTACATAACCACACCCCTGCTATTGCACCTGTTAACCAGCGGTTTTAACTTGGAGTTGCTGGTGGTGATGATTCAAAAAGAGGTGGCGGACCGGCTGCAAGCCAGCCCCGGGGGTAAGGATTACGGCAGTCTCAGTGTGGTGGTGCAGTATTATACGGTGCCGGAAATTGTCTGTAAGGTACCCAAAACAGTCTTTTACCCGGTCCCGGATGTGGATTCAGCGGTCATCAGGCTAACCCGCCGGCCGGTCCCTCCGGTGCAACTGAGAAATGAAGAAACCTTCTTTAAGGTCGTACGGGCAGCCTTTGGCCAACGGAGAAAAACCTTAATTAATGCTTTAACCGGTTCCGGGCTGGCCAGCAAGGAAACCTGGCTCTCAGTACTAAATGAAACAGGACTTGACCCCGCCAGAAGGGGTGAAACATTGTCTCTGGAGGAATTTGCTGCTTTGGCGAATCAGTTCTGGCTGCTTAGGGAAGAAGCTTGGTAG
- a CDS encoding ribonuclease H-like YkuK family protein encodes MIFISPSKGKMSFEEMMQDILNYINGLPSSSYKIVVGTDSQVRKETCLVTAVIVHRKGKGARFFYHKKIQRKIKSLRQKIFYETSLSLELGAKITNFLAQSGLDQLSLEIHIDVGCQGETRELIREVVGMVTGSGFAAKIKPDSFAASSVADRYSK; translated from the coding sequence ATGATTTTTATCAGCCCTTCCAAAGGAAAAATGAGCTTTGAAGAGATGATGCAGGACATATTAAATTATATTAATGGACTGCCCTCTTCTTCATATAAAATCGTGGTGGGGACCGACTCGCAGGTACGTAAGGAAACCTGTTTGGTGACTGCCGTAATTGTGCATCGGAAGGGTAAGGGAGCCAGATTTTTTTACCATAAGAAGATACAGCGAAAAATTAAAAGCTTACGGCAAAAAATTTTTTATGAAACCTCCTTAAGCCTTGAACTGGGGGCCAAGATAACGAACTTTTTAGCCCAAAGCGGGCTGGATCAACTAAGTTTGGAAATTCATATTGACGTGGGCTGCCAGGGGGAGACCAGGGAATTAATTAGGGAAGTAGTGGGCATGGTTACCGGTAGTGGCTTTGCCGCCAAAATCAAGCCCGATTCCTTTGCCGCTTCCAGTGTAGCGGATAGGTATAGTAAGTAG
- a CDS encoding OsmC family protein — protein sequence MFKGTVTWQGGMCFEGISGSNHRVIMDTGKEIGGTDRGPRPTEMLLMALAGCSGIDVVHILEKMHLTIDEFSVAVEGDRAEVDPKFFTDIRLLYSLKGAQLTPDKVERAIRLSQEKYCSVANNLNKVSSIVFAFELNGQRFPEKGYLA from the coding sequence ATGTTTAAAGGGACTGTAACCTGGCAGGGTGGCATGTGTTTTGAAGGTATCAGCGGTTCTAATCACCGGGTAATTATGGACACCGGCAAGGAAATAGGAGGTACCGACAGGGGGCCCAGACCTACCGAAATGCTGTTAATGGCTCTGGCCGGCTGCAGCGGTATAGATGTGGTACATATTTTGGAGAAAATGCACTTAACCATAGATGAGTTTTCGGTGGCAGTGGAGGGTGACCGGGCCGAAGTGGACCCCAAATTCTTCACAGACATTCGCCTGTTATATTCCTTAAAAGGAGCCCAGTTAACCCCGGACAAGGTAGAACGGGCCATCAGACTGTCCCAAGAAAAATACTGCTCCGTGGCCAATAATCTGAACAAAGTAAGTTCTATTGTTTTTGCCTTTGAACTTAACGGCCAGCGTTTCCCGGAGAAAGGGTATTTGGCTTAA
- the yabG gene encoding sporulation peptidase YabG has translation MSKIQEGDIVARRSYSRDVFFKVQSIYQGEDGKTYAMLKGLDIRLFASSLVDDLVKIDAKEVAAYWTNTLRKNAEVMDRVMRRRMEERGKRLKRCTDGVCLIRGAGDEKVSPTDVEGFDVPGTVLHLDGDKDYLDLCMTTYKNLSIPAYGYAIDEEDQPKRIAELLQKHYPDILVLTGHDGIKKGAKDLTDINNYHNSKYFIEAVKIARTFEKSRDDLVIFAGACQSCYEAILRAGANFASSPKRVLIHAFDPVFVVEKIAYTSIHDPIAIRDIISSTITGFDGIGGVETRGKHRLGVPRTEY, from the coding sequence ATGTCCAAAATACAAGAGGGCGATATAGTTGCCCGCCGGTCATATAGTCGTGACGTTTTCTTTAAAGTACAATCCATCTACCAGGGGGAGGATGGCAAAACCTATGCCATGCTCAAAGGTCTGGATATCAGATTATTTGCCAGCTCCCTGGTTGACGATTTGGTAAAAATTGATGCTAAAGAAGTGGCTGCTTATTGGACCAATACCCTGAGAAAAAATGCTGAGGTTATGGACCGGGTCATGAGACGCCGGATGGAAGAGAGAGGTAAGAGGTTAAAAAGGTGTACTGATGGAGTTTGTTTAATCCGGGGTGCCGGGGATGAGAAGGTCAGTCCAACTGATGTCGAGGGTTTTGATGTGCCCGGTACAGTACTGCACCTAGACGGAGATAAAGATTACCTCGATCTTTGTATGACCACTTACAAAAACCTGTCTATTCCAGCCTACGGATATGCCATAGACGAAGAAGATCAACCTAAAAGGATAGCAGAGCTGTTGCAAAAACATTACCCTGATATCCTGGTACTTACCGGGCATGACGGCATTAAAAAAGGGGCCAAGGATCTAACTGATATAAACAACTACCATAACAGTAAGTATTTTATTGAAGCTGTTAAAATAGCCAGGACTTTTGAAAAAAGTCGGGATGACCTGGTGATTTTTGCCGGCGCTTGTCAATCCTGCTATGAGGCCATTTTAAGAGCCGGTGCCAACTTTGCCAGCTCGCCCAAGCGGGTATTAATTCATGCCTTTGATCCTGTTTTTGTGGTAGAGAAAATTGCCTACACCTCCATCCACGACCCCATTGCCATCCGGGACATTATTTCCAGCACCATCACCGGCTTTGACGGCATTGGCGGTGTGGAAACCCGGGGGAAGCATCGCCTGGGCGTGCCCAGAACCGAATATTAA
- a CDS encoding CAP domain-containing protein, translating into MHYRLKRISVFLATLFMLTLMLPLMAPQAALAAAGDDQDMVALVNQSRAKAGLPALTYDRDLSIQAAKNLDYYQSTGKIPSSATLYQIAQSNGYSSLGQTIVTGSTVQAMVDKQLKYYGSRSILNSKYNRIGLVIADTSYGKLCVQLLAYKQETQAQPAPRPAPAPQPAPAPASQPEPTPAPAPQPAPTPAPAPQPASFMNKLQQQVVDLVNAERAKYGLPPLVAKQDLTNVAQLKAQDMYQNKYFSHTSPTYGSPFDMMRKYGISYTYAGENIAMGQTTAQQVMNDWMNSEGHRANILNPNYTEIGVGVAPSYTGYGYTWVQEFVRR; encoded by the coding sequence ATGCATTATCGTCTCAAAAGGATCTCGGTGTTCCTGGCTACCCTGTTCATGTTGACCCTCATGTTGCCCCTGATGGCCCCGCAGGCTGCTCTGGCTGCGGCCGGTGATGACCAGGACATGGTCGCCTTAGTTAACCAGAGCCGGGCTAAGGCAGGGCTCCCCGCACTGACCTACGATCGCGACTTATCTATTCAGGCTGCCAAAAACCTGGATTATTATCAATCAACCGGTAAAATTCCCAGCTCTGCTACCCTTTATCAAATAGCTCAAAGCAATGGCTACAGTTCTCTAGGCCAAACTATTGTTACCGGCAGTACTGTTCAGGCCATGGTAGATAAACAGTTGAAGTACTATGGCAGCCGTTCTATTTTAAATAGCAAATACAACCGTATTGGTCTGGTTATTGCCGACACCTCATATGGTAAGCTTTGTGTACAACTGCTGGCCTATAAGCAGGAAACCCAGGCTCAACCGGCTCCCCGGCCCGCGCCTGCACCGCAGCCTGCACCAGCGCCGGCTTCCCAACCTGAGCCGACTCCTGCCCCGGCACCGCAACCAGCACCCACTCCGGCACCTGCTCCACAGCCTGCTTCCTTTATGAATAAGCTGCAGCAGCAAGTGGTGGATCTGGTTAACGCCGAGCGGGCTAAATATGGCCTGCCGCCCCTGGTGGCCAAACAAGACCTGACCAATGTGGCCCAGTTAAAGGCCCAGGATATGTACCAAAACAAATATTTTTCTCATACTTCCCCCACTTACGGTTCTCCCTTTGATATGATGCGTAAGTATGGCATTAGCTACACCTACGCCGGCGAGAACATCGCTATGGGACAAACCACCGCCCAGCAGGTTATGAATGATTGGATGAACAGTGAGGGTCACCGGGCTAACATCCTAAACCCGAACTATACTGAGATCGGGGTGGGTGTTGCCCCAAGTTATACCGGTTACGGATACACTTGGGTGCAGGAATTTGTCCGTAGATAG
- a CDS encoding DUF3794 and LysM peptidoglycan-binding domain-containing protein: protein MAMKKRPKPKYRQRLGETTTTRPVNTVRLNVEEVVAENTEQTIVRGKISGSDVKPEVDKILSTDATGKVKKVEVIPDKVIIEGILKLEVLYSAFKEDQSVHTFRTDLPFTDFVEVRGARPGMNADIDIVVEDVSLTRDPKCADDWDVAAVLKVTARITETREVNAVTECPTGFKCETERMKVKHLVGSGNKQVLIDKYFELPPDTPDVDRVRRCSCDVEITDTRIIKDKVLFDGKVTLECTYTALKDHKPVHTFERTFKFNDFIEIKGAEKDMDVDVDAMVESCTVEVAEGNACKLDVTIVLNVKVRVSEERDVDVVTDIEGATVKTAPLSMESPVGEKCKQVVIRDAAEIPAGKPDVDKVREITARNFTITDVDIVPDKVLVRGKVEFEVMYKSMKPDHAVHMLHRKVHFKTFIDVPGARSGDNVDVDINVEWANAKMDGCDLVIEAVLEVCAKVTETIEREVVIEYTLPKPTAPPTTAPPGACVPGTTFNYTIVQGDTLNKLAARFGTTVQDILNVNPQITNPNLINVGDVIKIPCVAKG from the coding sequence ATGGCCATGAAAAAGAGGCCTAAGCCTAAATACCGGCAAAGATTAGGCGAAACAACCACAACCAGACCCGTCAATACGGTACGGCTGAATGTGGAAGAAGTGGTGGCTGAAAATACAGAACAAACCATTGTCCGTGGCAAAATCTCTGGATCTGACGTGAAGCCGGAGGTAGACAAAATTCTTTCCACTGATGCCACCGGTAAAGTTAAAAAGGTTGAGGTAATTCCCGACAAGGTTATTATCGAAGGAATCCTGAAACTGGAAGTTTTGTACTCTGCCTTTAAAGAAGACCAGTCGGTGCATACTTTCCGGACCGACTTACCTTTTACAGATTTTGTCGAAGTTAGGGGTGCCAGGCCGGGCATGAATGCTGATATTGACATAGTAGTAGAGGATGTGAGCCTGACCAGAGATCCCAAATGCGCTGATGACTGGGATGTTGCCGCTGTATTAAAGGTTACTGCTCGGATTACCGAAACCCGGGAAGTCAATGCGGTAACCGAGTGTCCCACCGGTTTTAAGTGCGAAACCGAAAGGATGAAAGTTAAACATTTGGTGGGCTCTGGCAATAAGCAAGTGCTGATAGATAAATACTTTGAGCTGCCCCCGGATACTCCGGATGTAGATAGAGTTAGAAGATGTTCCTGTGATGTGGAAATTACCGATACCAGGATTATTAAAGACAAAGTCTTATTTGATGGGAAAGTAACCTTAGAGTGTACTTATACAGCTCTGAAGGATCATAAACCGGTGCATACCTTCGAGCGTACCTTTAAGTTTAACGATTTTATCGAAATAAAAGGCGCCGAAAAGGACATGGATGTTGACGTGGACGCTATGGTCGAATCCTGCACGGTAGAGGTTGCCGAGGGTAATGCCTGTAAGCTGGACGTCACCATTGTGCTGAATGTTAAGGTGCGGGTATCGGAAGAACGGGATGTTGATGTGGTAACCGATATTGAAGGTGCCACCGTCAAAACCGCCCCGCTATCCATGGAAAGCCCGGTGGGTGAAAAATGCAAGCAGGTAGTCATCCGTGACGCTGCTGAAATACCGGCCGGCAAGCCAGATGTTGACAAAGTTAGAGAAATCACGGCCCGTAACTTCACCATTACCGATGTGGACATTGTTCCGGATAAAGTACTGGTACGTGGCAAGGTTGAATTTGAAGTAATGTATAAATCCATGAAACCGGATCATGCGGTACACATGTTACACCGCAAGGTTCACTTCAAGACCTTTATCGATGTGCCTGGTGCCCGCTCCGGAGACAATGTGGATGTTGATATTAACGTTGAATGGGCCAATGCCAAGATGGATGGTTGTGATTTGGTGATTGAGGCTGTACTGGAGGTTTGCGCCAAGGTTACTGAAACCATCGAACGGGAAGTTGTTATCGAGTATACATTGCCCAAACCAACCGCACCGCCCACCACTGCACCGCCGGGAGCTTGTGTGCCTGGTACCACCTTTAATTACACCATTGTTCAGGGCGATACCTTAAACAAACTGGCCGCCCGTTTCGGCACCACCGTTCAGGACATTTTAAACGTCAACCCGCAAATCACCAATCCCAACCTAATTAATGTAGGTGATGTTATTAAAATTCCTTGCGTGGCCAAGGGTTAA
- a CDS encoding YbaB/EbfC family nucleoid-associated protein, translating to MFGNFSGILSQVQNMQSQLKEIHVEVTVGEGNVVVAMNGSQQLLSIKISPQLININEIAKLEDMVAEGLNKVQYETRNKVQEHVSKITGINLANFAHMFQG from the coding sequence GTGTTTGGAAATTTCAGTGGTATCTTATCCCAGGTACAGAACATGCAATCACAGTTAAAAGAAATACATGTGGAAGTAACAGTGGGGGAGGGTAATGTGGTGGTGGCCATGAACGGGTCCCAACAATTACTGAGTATCAAAATTTCTCCCCAACTAATTAATATTAATGAAATAGCAAAACTGGAAGACATGGTGGCTGAAGGACTGAACAAAGTGCAGTACGAGACCAGGAACAAAGTCCAGGAGCATGTCAGCAAAATAACCGGTATTAATTTGGCTAATTTTGCGCATATGTTCCAGGGTTAA
- a CDS encoding YbaB/EbfC family nucleoid-associated protein: MLGNMTKILGQMQQLQEQLKKLTVEATAGDGTVKIIMNAQQNVLAVRFDPDKAGNIGPEALGQMIIEAFNEAQAASKAKAREEVTKVTGLNLSSLPGLF; this comes from the coding sequence ATGTTAGGCAATATGACTAAAATTTTAGGCCAAATGCAGCAGTTACAGGAACAGCTGAAAAAACTTACCGTTGAGGCAACTGCCGGAGACGGGACGGTCAAAATTATTATGAATGCCCAGCAAAATGTTTTGGCAGTTCGGTTTGACCCGGATAAAGCAGGCAATATCGGACCGGAAGCTCTTGGCCAAATGATAATCGAGGCCTTTAATGAGGCTCAGGCAGCCAGTAAGGCCAAAGCCAGGGAGGAAGTGACAAAGGTTACAGGCCTTAATTTATCTTCTCTGCCGGGGCTTTTTTAA
- a CDS encoding S8 family peptidase, whose protein sequence is MAGITTRQRIILFKARLHRGELTPPHINLINWVGAQEVLPLPNVNGVVCNLPADISDEEILATGAVTAVEENVRVRLVPWTPVKFSPFWSEQDQLIPWGVHYIGATQCWGVTRGRHIKVAVVDTGIDGNHPDIQANLKGGINFVNPGTSYFDDNGHGTHVAGTIAAVDNGSGIIGVAPEASLYAVKVLDHRGDGNVLNVIYALQWCLQNKIDIVNMSFGTDSYSRALEEAVKTARRNGLLMVTAAGNDSGPNTVDYPAVFHETISVAAVDGRGQLAGFSSSGPEVDLLAPGANIISTYRWGTYTRLNGSSMAAAHISGAAALVKAKYPEEDVDLLHRRLVSGATPLKGPDKGMTGAGIIRVDNSI, encoded by the coding sequence ATGGCCGGAATAACAACCAGACAAAGAATAATACTTTTTAAAGCCCGCCTCCACCGCGGTGAACTGACCCCTCCGCATATCAATTTAATCAATTGGGTGGGGGCCCAGGAAGTACTCCCCCTGCCAAATGTCAACGGTGTAGTTTGCAATCTACCGGCGGATATATCGGATGAAGAAATTTTGGCCACCGGCGCAGTGACGGCGGTGGAGGAAAACGTTAGGGTGCGGCTGGTACCCTGGACGCCGGTAAAATTTAGTCCTTTCTGGTCGGAGCAAGACCAGTTAATTCCCTGGGGTGTGCACTATATCGGGGCGACCCAGTGTTGGGGGGTGACCAGGGGCCGGCATATTAAAGTGGCAGTGGTTGATACGGGGATAGACGGTAATCACCCGGATATCCAGGCCAACCTGAAAGGCGGTATAAATTTCGTTAACCCGGGCACTTCCTACTTTGATGATAACGGTCATGGTACACATGTGGCAGGCACCATAGCCGCCGTGGATAACGGCTCAGGCATCATCGGGGTGGCTCCGGAGGCTTCTTTATATGCAGTTAAGGTATTGGACCATCGCGGTGATGGTAACGTGCTTAATGTGATTTACGCTCTACAATGGTGTTTACAAAACAAAATAGACATCGTGAATATGAGTTTTGGTACCGATAGTTATAGTCGGGCCCTGGAGGAAGCTGTCAAAACCGCCCGGCGTAACGGGCTGCTGATGGTGACCGCTGCCGGTAACGACAGTGGACCTAATACGGTGGATTACCCGGCGGTTTTCCATGAAACTATAAGTGTGGCTGCCGTGGATGGCAGAGGGCAACTGGCCGGTTTCAGTAGTAGTGGACCGGAAGTGGACCTGTTGGCTCCCGGTGCTAACATAATTTCTACTTACCGGTGGGGAACCTACACCCGCCTGAACGGCAGTTCAATGGCTGCGGCCCACATCAGCGGCGCTGCCGCATTAGTAAAGGCTAAATACCCTGAGGAAGATGTTGATCTGCTGCATCGGCGACTGGTATCAGGGGCAACGCCGCTAAAGGGGCCGGATAAAGGAATGACCGGTGCGGGGATCATTAGGGTGGATAATTCGATATAA
- a CDS encoding heavy-metal-associated domain-containing protein, with product MIYECIMAGRTVKNRIEIGEKEVAALKNNPEIKNHQNITKTFKIGGLPGGQHDKEEIETYLSQIDGVDKVVVNLEDSTVSVDFDPGAIHTDYLRGTLRSLGHDILG from the coding sequence TTGATTTATGAGTGTATAATGGCCGGGCGTACGGTAAAAAATAGAATAGAAATCGGCGAGAAAGAGGTGGCAGCATTGAAGAATAACCCTGAGATTAAAAATCACCAAAATATAACCAAGACTTTTAAGATTGGCGGGCTGCCAGGGGGGCAGCACGATAAGGAGGAAATAGAAACTTATCTGTCCCAAATAGACGGGGTTGATAAAGTGGTGGTTAACCTGGAGGATAGTACCGTGTCCGTGGACTTTGACCCGGGGGCAATCCATACCGACTATTTACGGGGCACCCTGAGAAGCCTGGGACATGATATTTTAGGTTAG
- a CDS encoding DMT family transporter: MDGKLLALIIAAVSGLTMALQGTINSALGKVVGLWETTFIVHAVGTVVVGVLVFVCHLGACDLGKWVSAPWYTYLGGVLSVLIVYMVARSIPVAGVAPATTAIIVGQVLTAGVIDHLGLFGVERIPFNWYNLLGTLMLAGGAFLLLKK; encoded by the coding sequence ATGGACGGTAAACTACTGGCACTTATTATCGCAGCAGTATCAGGACTAACCATGGCGTTACAGGGTACCATTAACTCAGCCCTGGGCAAGGTGGTGGGACTATGGGAAACTACATTTATTGTCCATGCCGTAGGCACGGTGGTGGTGGGGGTGTTAGTTTTTGTTTGCCACTTGGGGGCCTGTGATCTGGGGAAATGGGTAAGTGCTCCCTGGTATACCTACCTGGGTGGTGTGCTAAGCGTGCTGATTGTTTATATGGTAGCCCGCAGCATACCGGTGGCCGGGGTGGCTCCGGCCACTACAGCCATTATTGTGGGCCAGGTACTTACCGCCGGTGTCATTGACCACCTGGGTCTCTTTGGAGTAGAGCGCATTCCCTTTAATTGGTATAACCTGCTGGGTACATTAATGCTGGCGGGAGGAGCGTTTCTGCTGCTTAAAAAATGA
- a CDS encoding L,D-transpeptidase family protein, giving the protein MANILMYRAGAELFIDPGTRQLNYVVGGQLIKTYPIAVGKPATPTPAGDYQVINKVVNPGGVLGTRWMGLNIPGGNYGIHGTNNPSSIGNRVSLGCIRMHNSHVEELFPQIPIGTPVHIAAVPGYNHHTVGLPDNQADGSGPPLDHSTYIVQPGDTLWQLALRFGVSLDALIAANNLVNPDNLQVGETIYIPA; this is encoded by the coding sequence TTGGCCAATATTTTGATGTACCGGGCGGGGGCTGAACTGTTTATTGATCCAGGTACCCGCCAGCTGAACTATGTGGTGGGGGGGCAGTTGATTAAAACCTACCCCATTGCTGTGGGGAAACCTGCTACTCCTACCCCGGCCGGGGACTACCAGGTGATAAATAAAGTGGTCAATCCCGGCGGTGTGTTGGGCACCCGCTGGATGGGACTAAATATTCCCGGGGGCAATTACGGTATTCACGGCACCAATAACCCGTCTTCCATCGGTAACCGGGTTTCCTTAGGCTGTATTCGGATGCACAACTCCCATGTGGAAGAATTGTTTCCGCAAATACCCATTGGTACACCGGTACACATTGCGGCGGTGCCGGGTTACAATCACCACACCGTTGGGCTCCCCGATAACCAAGCCGACGGCAGCGGCCCCCCGCTGGATCACTCCACCTATATCGTTCAACCGGGGGATACCCTCTGGCAATTGGCCCTGAGGTTTGGGGTTTCATTAGATGCCCTGATCGCCGCCAATAACCTGGTTAATCCTGATAACCTGCAGGTGGGAGAAACGATATATATTCCGGCTTAG
- the ispE gene encoding 4-(cytidine 5'-diphospho)-2-C-methyl-D-erythritol kinase, with the protein MGLSLTAHAKINLTLDVLSRRPDGYHEVEMIMQSIKLHDRLEFSPAVGEITLTSTGLPVPMGPDNLILRAARLLQQRVGVNHGAHIHLDKRIPVAAGLAGGSTDAAATLQGLNRLWQLELKQDQLMELARQLGADVSFCLTGGTAIARGIGEVLTPLAPAPRFGVILVKPPFGVSTARVYQGLDLNNLGHRPHTSAMVEALKQGDLDKVAYCLANVLESVTLNLYPELKEIKQQLMQAGCRGVLMSGSGPTVFGLTKDEKSAEQIAGKLNYPGYQVIATSMV; encoded by the coding sequence ATGGGGCTTAGCTTAACCGCCCATGCCAAAATAAATCTAACTTTAGACGTACTGTCCCGGCGTCCGGATGGTTACCATGAAGTAGAAATGATTATGCAGAGTATTAAGCTGCATGATCGTTTGGAGTTCTCGCCTGCGGTGGGGGAAATTACCCTGACGTCTACAGGTCTGCCGGTGCCAATGGGGCCGGATAACTTAATCCTGCGGGCGGCCCGCCTGTTACAACAACGGGTGGGGGTAAACCACGGGGCACATATCCATTTAGATAAGCGTATTCCGGTGGCTGCCGGGTTAGCCGGTGGTTCCACCGATGCGGCAGCAACTTTACAAGGACTTAACCGGCTATGGCAGCTGGAACTTAAACAGGACCAACTGATGGAGCTGGCCAGGCAATTGGGCGCCGATGTCTCATTTTGCCTAACAGGCGGTACCGCCATAGCCCGGGGCATCGGGGAGGTTCTGACACCCCTGGCACCGGCTCCGCGATTTGGGGTTATTTTGGTCAAACCACCCTTTGGAGTTAGTACAGCCAGGGTGTACCAGGGATTGGACCTAAATAATCTGGGGCACCGGCCCCATACCTCGGCCATGGTAGAAGCACTGAAGCAAGGTGATCTGGATAAGGTGGCTTATTGTTTGGCTAACGTACTGGAAAGTGTAACTTTAAATTTATATCCGGAACTGAAGGAAATAAAACAGCAACTGATGCAAGCCGGGTGCCGGGGGGTATTAATGTCCGGTAGCGGGCCCACTGTTTTTGGCCTGACGAAGGATGAAAAATCCGCCGAGCAAATTGCCGGGAAGTTAAATTACCCGGGTTATCAGGTAATTGCTACCAGTATGGTGTAG